The following proteins are encoded in a genomic region of Marasmius oreades isolate 03SP1 chromosome 10, whole genome shotgun sequence:
- a CDS encoding uncharacterized protein (BUSCO:EOG0926142H), whose product MAALISQQYAFRAQKSIGLIGGTPDYKPVEGFTAPDATARTYAYSADGRLYAYSLPTVVRIFQAEGAVLLQELPIPNVIEFNFSPRGTYISTWERPIKLEDGTQHKNLRIFSTSTGEELMTLSQKSQEGWDLQYTISESHAVRLVGQEIQVFRPADWGKGITDKLKAEGASSVTLSPGLNPSMAVFIPEKKGAPAKIKVYSLVSLSDQPTCQKTFYKADRCQIKWNTLGTQVLVLTQTEVDNSNKSYYGETGLYLLSAAGNFDCRVSLDKEGPIHDFAWSPNSKEFGVVYGYMPAKTTIFDQRVRSVHSFDAAPYNFISFNPQGRLLALAGFGNLAGKLDIYDRRSLNSPNSAKLCTIDAPNTSHCEWSPDGRFLLTATLSPRLRVDNGIKIWHASGTMVHVQFTEELYQTSWRPIPLEQVPPIPTSGPNNGVGVPPQPSSAMRELEAQGGLKKSPPPGAKPAGAYRPPGARGLATPAIFKREDEGGLPSSHPGSGANTPQRGYSPAPNASGRSGRYVPGAAPAANGKQNGHTNPSPRPGHPRNDSSGKDKAEGRKRNKGAKKGNNVEKNGNGEERPSLELPLPPPPNGDNVSVDIEAGLITPVTPGVDVSLDPIAKKVRNLTKKLKAIEELKEKAKRGERLEATQVKKIDGEAEIKKELATLGAPA is encoded by the exons ATGGCTGCTTTGATTTCCCAGCAATACGCAT TTCGTGCTCAAAAATCCATTGGCCTCATCGGTGGAACTCCCGACTACAAACCAGTTGAAGGTTTCACTGCTCCAGATGCCACTGCACGCACTTACGCCTACAGTGCTGATGGGAGGCTCTATGCTTATTCATTGCCAACGGT TGTCAGAATATTCCAGGCGGAGGGCGCTGTACTACTGCAAGAGCTTCCTATTCCTAACGTCATCGAGTTCAACTTTTCTCCGCGCGGAACTTACATTTCAACCTGGGAACGCCCCATCAAATTAGAAGATGGCACTCAGCACAAAAACCTCCGAATCTTCTCTACGTCGACAGGAGAAGAACTCATGACGCTCAGTCAGAAGTCGCAGGAAGGATGGGACCTTCAGTACACCATTTCAGAATCACATGCAGTTAGATTGGTTGGGCAAGAAATTCAGGTGTTCCGTCCAGCGGATTGGGGTAAAGGCATCACAGATAAGCTCAAGGCTGAAGGCGCTAGTTCTGTCACATTAAGCCCTGGCCTCAACCCGTCTATGGCCGTATTCATTCCGGAGAAAAAG GGTGCACCAGCGAAAATCAAGGTTTACAGCCTTGTCTCATTGTCAGATCAGCCAACGTGCCAGAAAACTTTCTACAAAGCAGATCGTTGCCAAATCAAATGGAATACTCTCGGAACGCAGGTCCTCGTCCTCACGCAGACAGAGGTAGACAACTCGAACAAGAGCTACTACGGCGAAACTGGTCTTTACCTCCTTAGTGCGGCGGGCAATTTCGACTGCAGGGTATCTCTGGACAAGGAAGGTCCCATACATGACTTTGCGTGGAGTCCCAATTCAAAGGAATTTGGGGTCGTCTATGGAT ACATGCCCGCGAAGACCACTATATTTGATCAGCGCGTGCGATCCGTTCACTCATTTGATGCTGCGCCCTACAACTTCATATCTTTCAATCCTCAAGGTCGTCTTTTAGCCCTTGCTGGGTTCGGTAACTTGGCGGGCAAATTGGACATATACGATCGACGGTCACTAAACTCTCCGAACTCAGCTAAGCTCTGCACTATCGACGCACCTAACACATCGCACTGTGAATGGTCTCCTGATGGTCGCTTCCTGCTCACTGCCACCCTCTCACCTCGTCTCAGGGTCGACAACGGTATCAAGATTTGGCACGCCTCCGGTACTATGGTGCACGTCCAATTCACGGAAGAATTGTATCAAACTTCATGGCGTCCCATACCTCTGGAACAGGTACCCCCAATTCCTACCTCAGGTCCAAACAATGGTGTGGGTGTCCCCCCACAGCCGAGTTCCGCGATGCGTGAGCTCGAAGCTCAAGGAGGATTAAAGAAGTCTCCGCCGCCTGGTGCTAAGCCTGCGGGAGCGTATCGACCTCCTGGCGCTCGCGGCCTTGCGACGCCCGCCATCTTCAAACGTGAGGATGAGGGTGGATTACCATCCAGCCACCCTGGTTCTGGTGCCAACACCCCGCAGAGAGGGTATAGTCCTGCACCAAACGCGAGTGGGCGAAGTGGACGTTATGTTCCGGGTGCTGCTCCCGCCGCTAACGGGAAGCAGAATGGCCATACCAATCCATCTCCCAGACCAGGACACCCAAGAAATGATTCTAGTGGAAAGGACAAAGctgaaggaagaaaaaggaacaAGGGTGCGAAGAAGGGGAATAATGTTGAGAAGAATGGAAATGGGGAGGAGAGACCGTCGCTCGAGCTTCCTCTGCCCCCTCCACCAAATGGGGACAATGTTTCTGTTGACATCGAGGCTGGCTTGATTACTCCCGTTACGCCAGGTGTAGATGTATCTCTCGACCCCATCGCAAAGAAGGTTAGGAACTTGACCAAGAAG